The Desulfofalx alkaliphila DSM 12257 genome contains the following window.
CACCTAACTTAGTAATTAATCTTTGATTTAGACATACTATCGATGGCTTTTTATTAATAATTGAATATCCATTCATCACTTCACCCCCTATTCTATATCTTCAGGAATTCCCTTTTTATAAGCCTCAACAATCTTTAACAAATCATTTCTGTCATTACCCAAGGGAACCTCTACGTTATTTTTCACCTCAAATCCTACTTCATCGGCTACTGCCATAAATACCGGTCCCTGTTTTTCGCCTGGATGTTCCTTCTTCTTAACATATAATAACGATGTTTTTGCTCCTGCTCCAGATAATTTAAAGGTTTCTTGTGGCAAACTTACTACCGCTTTTAATACTGCCTTACCGCCTTCAAATTCACCGGTAACAGAGTTCTTTTTACCCATTATATATTCTCGAATATACTGGTCTCCTGAGTTAGACAAAATCCCGTCTGGAACTACCATCATCAACAAACCACCTGGTTTCAGTAATTGAAGACATCTATCTATGAAAAGAACTGCTGGGTCAACAGAATTAACAGGGCTCCACACACCTTTATTGTTTGGTTTAGAACCTAATGATAGCCCATCTGAGGACATCCTATTATTACCGTCTTCATCTATATCGCTAGAATATAATTCTTCTATCAAATACTTACCATCTTTATCTTTAACAGATATTCCGCCTTTTTTGAAAGGAGGATTAGTAATGATCACATCAAAAGATTCTGGCTTTAGATTAGTATTGCTTAATGAGTTTAAAGTTTGAAAGATAGGTGCTTTTAAAGCCCCATGTAGAGCCATATTTATTCTCGCCTTCAATACCATCCCAGAACTTCTGTCCGCTCCTACAAAGCAATGGTCCAACATTTCTTTAAACTGTGCTTTATGATGTTCTTTATTTCCCGCCAATTCATAAAGCATGTAATTTTTAATTTCTTCCAAGGCTTTAATTAAGAAGCCTGCAGATCCACACGCTGGATCTAGTATTCTTAATGTTGGCATCCCTGTTTTAGGGTTCTTTCCTATTATTTTAAA
Protein-coding sequences here:
- a CDS encoding N-6 DNA methylase, which codes for MEQLKDKLNELGYKEIIDVNEMAFMAGDSGVYVYVKKVEDGTELSPELVIEFNYEAMELDPFPNFAWITNGVNNVYLNVEEEKSISEIPPSVNMDKSVIKKRELTERDKWSNRMYSELQKRFDAIHEQIYASGDNVNNSNDAIDEFCKLIFMEEFRLNNSDYILREGNLSGRKYSEIFHYSYLENAKDRKKVVEEIREAFREIKDHEDYVAIDDEGDRIPIFPKDDYLKLQNPNIYETVMRALQDLGEIEVDGVKRPATLLDLTGDVLGRVFDVLLRGKYENKGGMGIYLTPRQVTEAAVEMVMHDLKKQRSFKIIGKNPKTGMPTLRILDPACGSAGFLIKALEEIKNYMLYELAGNKEHHKAQFKEMLDHCFVGADRSSGMVLKARINMALHGALKAPIFQTLNSLSNTNLKPESFDVIITNPPFKKGGISVKDKDGKYLIEELYSSDIDEDGNNRMSSDGLSLGSKPNNKGVWSPVNSVDPAVLFIDRCLQLLKPGGLLMMVVPDGILSNSGDQYIREYIMGKKNSVTGEFEGGKAVLKAVVSLPQETFKLSGAGAKTSLLYVKKKEHPGEKQGPVFMAVADEVGFEVKNNVEVPLGNDRNDLLKIVEAYKKGIPEDIE